Within the Miscanthus floridulus cultivar M001 chromosome 2, ASM1932011v1, whole genome shotgun sequence genome, the region TGGGTCAAATCTATCTTCTTCCTCTGAAATCCACCCCACATACCATGACGCGTGCAGATCGAGCACTCGCCTGTGCCGGCAGGGCTGCGAGGGCCGAGCTCGCGCGGCCAAGCAGAGGGTACCGAGCCCGCACGATGGAGTAGAGGGAGGCCCGCACGGCGGAGCAGAGAGGAGCAGCGGGCCCGTGCGcacacggcggcggcggaggagaaggGGCCGACGCCGGGGAGGAAAGGTCGCGGACGCCATGGCAGGGGGCGCGCGCTCGAGCTTGCGCATGCCCGGGTGGAGGAGAAGGGGCGCGGCGCGAAGGGGAGGAGCCGACGAGCCCTCCGTCCCTGCCTTCCATGGATCTGGTCGCGCGGAGCTCGTCGGAGGAAGCCACCGGAGGGAGAGTTGCAGCGCCCACACGGATGGGGCCGGGTTGTTGGCCCAACCAAAATAGGGTCTGGTGAGAGGATTTGAGTGCTCATACAAATTTGGGGTCCGTAGTTGGGGTCCTGCTGGAGTTGGATTTTTGACGTGAGCCCGCATATTTAGCTATGGGGGCTCAAGTAGGGGCGTTGCTCTTAGTAGTACATCATGCATAATAGTCACAAAATTTACATCATGCATAATAGTCACAGAATTAATCATCAAACAAGATTGACTGATTTGCAACGAGACTACATTCTATTCCTGACCAACTGATGATTTTATAATCAAAACAATGCATTTGCAGGCCCCATCGCCGTGGGGCGACCTGGAGGAGGTTCTGGCGCGCGCGGCGACCAAGGACCGGACGGTGATCATGACGCAGATCAACGCGGCGTGGACGCGCCCGGGCTCCCTGCTCGACCTCTTCTTCGAGAGCTTCCGCACCGGGGAGGGCGGCGTGGCGCGCCTCCTGGACCACCTCGTCATCGTCACCATGGACCCCGCCGCCTACGAGGGCTGCAAGCCCGTCCACCGACACTGCTACTTCCTCCGCACCTCCAACGGCGTCGACTACCGCTCCGAGAAGATGTTCATGAGCAAGGACTACCTCGAGATGATGTGGGGGCGCAACCGCTTCCAGCAGACGGTGCTCGAGCTCGGCTACAACTTCCTCTTCACGGTAGTAAAATCGTTAGTACTAGCTTTATTACGGATGATTGACGAAGAAGAAAATAGTAGTAAAATCACATATATGGCTATAATATGGTTGCGTTTGTTGCTGGGTGCAGGACGTGGACGTGATGTGGTTCCGTGACCCGTTCCGTCACATCTCGATGGCGGCGGACATCGCCATCTCCACCGACGTGTACATCGGCGACCCTTACAGCCTGCGCAACTTCCCCAACGGCGGCTTCCTCTTCGTGCGGTCGTCGGCCAGGACCATCGACTTCTACAGGGCGTGGCAGCAGGGCCGGTGGCGCTTCTTCGGGAAGCACGAGCAGGACGTGTTCAACCTCATCAAGCACGAGATGGCGCCCAAGCTGGACCTCGCCATCCAGTTCCTCGACACCGCCTACATCAGCGGCTTCTGCCAGCTCAGCAAGGACCTCAACAAGATCTGCACCCTCCACGCCAACTGCTGCGTCGGCCTCGGCGCCAAGCTCCACGACCTGCGCGGGGTGCTCGACGTCTGGAGGAACTACACCGCCGGCACACCCGACGAGCGCCGCGCAGGCAAGTTCCAGTGGAAGCTCCCGGGCATCTGCATCCACTGAGGATCTTCCTCATCGAGGTGAGCACCCGGCGAACGGCGAGCCCGGCAGCGGCATCATCAATCACCTGCGATGCTGCACGGTGGCGGTGGCTGCCTCCCCGTGCCCCGTGCCCCGTGCATTCTTTCTCTGGCTCTTGGTTCTTGGCGTGAAATTTCAGGAGATTGCATTGAGGGGTAGGTTCCATTCTTTTGATTCGTCATCAGCAAAGGTTATACTAGTAGGTAGCTAGAATTCAGGAAACATCGTTAAGTTATACTGCTCCGTACGTATGTATGCACACAGCACATCTTATACTATGTATCTAATATCGTTGATCTGCACCTGCAAATCGAGATGGATGAAGAATGCCACAGGCAGCGCCCATTTATCGCCAACAGACTCGTTCCCACGCGTTGCCTCTTCGATTCAGAGCAAATTTTCAGATGTTGAACTAGCCTTGCTGCTACTACACTACGTGATCAGGATGCAGACCATATTCAGAGCAAATTTTAACATTCTCTGGGCTGGGCAACATGAGATCAGGATGCAGCCAGGTGCTTAGCTAGTTAACAACCGCAACAGAGCTCGAGAGCCGTTGCGAATTCGCATGGGCCACAACTGCAcctggtatatatatatgggctgGTCGGCGGCAGCtactggcaaagtggcaaagctATTTATAGGCTGTGTGTGCTTCCTTTTTCGCTCGCTTAATAAAGGCCCATGTTTTGGGTGCTGGGCCAAAACTTATAGCCTGTTAGTACATATGGGCTGGTCGGCGGCAGCtactggcaaagtggcaaagctATATATAGGAACAAAATAAAAAGACATTTGTCCATTAGTAATAAAGAAGAATAAAGATTTTATAATCTCGAAAGAGGCCAAATATAAAAAATAGCCTGTTAGTACATGGTGTCATGGTGGTATGTATATGGTATCAACCTTATGTATTGGTGTATGTATATGGTATCGCTCTCGTAGGAAATGGGCTTGAAAAGTAATCAAGGACAGTATGTAGGCTTACCAACGATCACCTAACCCAAATTATTGTGACGTTAGCATCCATCCAGCAATAATCCTAGTGGCATTTTCATGGAACGGTAGTGTAGAGTATACGTGGATTGGATCCAGATCCGGTGGGAGTGGATCGGAGAAGCCCTAAGGACCATGGCACTATGGCAGGCTTAGCTCAGCTTCACCTCCAGTCCAGAGTAGGAGTACGACCCCCACCTTAATTAGCTGCAATAGTGCTTTTGCAAAGAGCATCAGCTGCCTCACTGTTACCTGGAGTTCA harbors:
- the LOC136514968 gene encoding uncharacterized protein At4g15970-like, with product MKGGDMSSVSPLVSFVLGAAMATVCVLFFMSATPARRLVDIAAFTSSAAPDNSTAEDLQRLADAAAAALAATATPAPAPAPVQAPSPWGDLEEVLARAATKDRTVIMTQINAAWTRPGSLLDLFFESFRTGEGGVARLLDHLVIVTMDPAAYEGCKPVHRHCYFLRTSNGVDYRSEKMFMSKDYLEMMWGRNRFQQTVLELGYNFLFTDVDVMWFRDPFRHISMAADIAISTDVYIGDPYSLRNFPNGGFLFVRSSARTIDFYRAWQQGRWRFFGKHEQDVFNLIKHEMAPKLDLAIQFLDTAYISGFCQLSKDLNKICTLHANCCVGLGAKLHDLRGVLDVWRNYTAGTPDERRAGKFQWKLPGICIH